A stretch of the Medicago truncatula cultivar Jemalong A17 chromosome 5, MtrunA17r5.0-ANR, whole genome shotgun sequence genome encodes the following:
- the LOC11435602 gene encoding acyl-CoA oxidase → MEGVDHLAFERNKAEFDVNEMKIVWAGSRQEFELSDRISRLVASDPAFRKDNRTSLDRKELFKNTLRKTAYAWKRIIELRLNEQEASKLRSFVDEPAFTDLHWGMFVPAIKGQGTDEQQEKWLPLAYKMQIIGCYAQTELGHGSNVQGLETTATFDPKTDEFIIHSPTLTSSKWWPGGLGKISTHAIVYARLITEGQDQGVHGFIVQLRSLDDHLPLPGITVGDIGMKFGNAAYNTMDNGVLRFDHVRIPRNQMLMRVSQVTREGKYVQSNVPRQLIYGTMVYVRQAIVADASTALSRAVCIATRYSAVRRQFGSQKGGPETQVIDYKTQQARLFPLLASAYAFRFVSEWLKWLYTDVTQRLQANDFSTLPEAHACTAGLKSLTTSATADGIEECRKLCGGHGYLCSSGLPELFAVYVPACTYEGDNTVLLLQVARYLVKTISQLGSGKKPVGTTAYLGRVEQLMQYQSDVKRAEDWLKPNVVIEAFEARAARMSVAVAQNISKFSNPEEGFQELSVDLVEAAAAHCQLIVVSKFIEKLQQNIPGKGVKQQLEVLCSIYALFLLHKHLGDFLSTGSITEEQGSLANEQLRSLYSQVRPNAITLVDAFNYTDHLLGSVLGRYDGNVYPKLYEEAWKDPLNDSVVPDGFKEFVQPMLRQQLHNARL, encoded by the exons GCATTCCGAAAGGATAACAGAACCTCGCTTGATAGAAAGGAGTTATTTAAGAACACTTTgagaaaaacagcttatgcatGGAAAAGGATCATTGAGCTCCGTCTTAATG AACAAGAAGCTTCCAAGCTTAGATCCTTTGTAGACGAGCCTGCTTTTACAGATCTTCATTGG GGAATGTTTGTGCCTGCTATCAAAGGACAAGGAACTGATGAGCAGCAGGAAAAATGGTTACCTCTAGCTTATAAGATGCAAATAATTGGTTGCTATGCCCAAACTGAACTTGGTCATGGATCCAATGTTCAAGGGCTAGAAACAACTGCAACATTTGATCCCAAAACAGACGAGTTCATTATTCACAGCCCCACATTGACTTCCAGCAAA TGGTGGCCTGGTGGGTTGGGTAAAATATCCACACATGCTATTGTTTATGCCCGTCTTATTACTGAAGGTCAAGACCAAGGAGTGCATG GTTTCATTGTCCAGCTGCGGAGCTTGGATGATCACTTGCCTCTGCCAGGTATAACTGTCGGAGATATTGGAATGAAATTTGGAAATGCAGCATATAACACCATGGATAATGGAGTTCTGAGATTTGACCACGTACGAATTCCAAGGAATCAAATGTTAATGAG GGTTTCACAGGTCACTAGAGAAGGAAAATATGTACAATCCAATGTTCCAAGACAGTTAATTTATGGAACTATGGTATATGTGAGGCAGGCAATTGTAGCTGATGCATCAACTGCTTTGTCACGAGCAGTTTGTATTGCTACCAGATACAGTGCTGTTCGAAGACAGTTTGGATCTCAAAAGGGAGGTCCTGAAACACAG GTGATTGATTACAAAACACAGCAGGCTAGACTCTTCCCATTGCTAGCTTCTGCATATGCTTTCAGATTTGTTAGTGAGTGGCTGAAATGGCTTTACACGGATGTGACTCAAAGATTACAAGCTAATGATTTTTCAACATTGCCCGAGGCCCATGCTTGCACTGCAGGGTTGAAATCCTTGACTACTTCTGCAACTGCT GATGGAATTGAAGAATGCCGTAAACTATGTGGTGGTCATGGTTATCTTTGTAGCAGTGGTCTACCTGAGTTATTTGCAGTTTATGTTCCTGCCTGCACATATGAAGGAGACAATACTGTGCTGCTCTTACAg GTGGCAAGGTATCTTGTGAAGACTATTTCTCAGTTGGGCTCTGGAAAGAAACCTGTTGGTACCACAGCTTATTTGGGTCGAGTGGAACAGCTGATGCAATATCAATCTGATGTTAAAAGAG CTGAGGATTGGTTGAAGCCTAATGTAGTGATTGAAGCATTTGAAGCTAGGGCTGCCAGGATGTCTGTCGCTGTTGCTCAAAATATTAGCAAGTTCTCTAATCCCGAAGAGg GTTTTCAAGAACTATCAGTTGATTTAGTTGAGGCAGCAGCTGCTCATTGCCAGTTAATTGTTGTTTCCAA ATTTATAGAGAAGTTGCAGCAAAATATTCCTGGAAAGGGAGTGAAACAGCAGTTAGAAGTTCTGTGCAGCATTTATGCTTTATTTCTTCTTCATAAGCATCTGGGCGATTTTCTTTCCACCGGCTCCATTACTGAAGAACAAGGATCACTTGCCAATGAGCAATTGAGGTCCTTGTATTCACAG GTTCGTCCTAATGCAATCACGCTTGTTGATGCATTTAACTACACTGATCACTTGCTTGGTTCGGTTCTTGGACGATATGATGGAAATGTGTATCCTAAGTTGTATGAAGAGGCTTGGAAAGATCCTTTGAATGATTCAGTTGTTCCGGATGGCTTTAAGGAGTTTGTTCAACCAATGCTTAGGCAGCAACTTCATAATGCTAGACTCTAG